A stretch of the Prochlorococcus marinus str. MIT 0918 genome encodes the following:
- a CDS encoding MBL fold metallo-hydrolase: MTFSATYFGSSSWLVEIDNFRILIDPWFKGDLVFLPGPWLIKGTLKSNFQVPKKINLILLTQGLPDHSHPESLDLFNRSIPIIGSAGAVKVVYKLGFRNISKLLPGQSLKIDHITIEATAGANVPNPENGYIVSNKNFSFYVEPHGFLDQHIKPRHVDVIFTPVVDLSIPLAGSFIEGKSILPKLLKTFTPHTIFASTTGGDATFTGILNNLISVNGTYEEASKVINGDSIFINPVLDKLYEIKI, translated from the coding sequence ATGACCTTTTCTGCCACTTATTTTGGATCGAGTAGCTGGTTAGTTGAAATAGATAATTTTAGGATTTTGATTGACCCTTGGTTTAAAGGAGATTTGGTTTTCCTTCCTGGTCCATGGTTAATTAAAGGCACACTGAAATCTAATTTTCAAGTGCCGAAAAAAATTAACCTTATACTTTTGACTCAAGGTTTACCAGATCATTCACATCCAGAATCATTAGATCTTTTTAACCGCTCTATTCCAATTATAGGTTCTGCAGGTGCCGTAAAAGTAGTTTATAAACTTGGCTTTAGGAATATCTCAAAACTTTTACCAGGTCAAAGTCTTAAAATAGATCATATTACTATTGAGGCTACAGCAGGAGCTAATGTCCCAAACCCAGAAAATGGTTATATTGTTTCTAATAAAAACTTCTCATTTTATGTAGAACCTCACGGTTTTCTAGATCAACACATAAAACCAAGACATGTGGATGTAATTTTTACTCCTGTTGTTGATTTAAGTATTCCTTTGGCTGGATCTTTTATTGAAGGGAAATCAATTTTACCAAAACTCTTAAAGACTTTTACCCCCCATACCATTTTTGCTAGTACTACCGGTGGCGATGCAACTTTTACAGGAATTTTAAATAATTTAATTTCAGTTAATGGTACTTATGAAGAAGCATCTAAAGTAATTAATGGAGATTCAATATTTATCAACCCAGTTTTAGATAAACTTTATGAAATAAAGATCTAA